The Paraburkholderia caffeinilytica genome segment TGACCGACCACCACGACCAGACGCGTGGGCTTGAGCGCACGAGCGGTGTCGATGACATGAGCGAGGAGCGGCCGGCCGGCCAGGGGATGGAGCACCTTGGGAAGCGCGGACCGCATGCGCTTACCGGTGCCTGCCGCCAAAATCACGATGTTCATGGCGTCGGCAATCAGACAAGTTTCGAGCCGACGATTCTATCATGCAGCCTATGCCTACCAAGGCCGCTCGCGCGGCTCCCGCATGGTGACATGACCCTGCTGAATCACCCGGAAATCCTTGATTCCCGGGCACTTCGCGACCCGATCAAAGATCGTCGAACTGGACGATCGAGATCGATTTCGACCCGGTGAGCAGCGTGCCCTCGCCGGTATCGGTCGAGCACGGCTCTTCGTCGAAGGCGATATCGCCTTGCGGATCGGCCTCGCCGCTCGCGCGCAGACCGGCGAACGGAAACAGCTTGTGATCCATCAGGTGCGACGGCACGATGTTCGACAAGGCATTGAACATGTTCTCGATGCGGCCCGGGAAGCGCTTTTCCCAATCGCGGATCAGCGCCTTCATTTCCGCGCGCTTCAGGTTTGGCTGGCTGCCGCACAGGTTGCACGGAATGATCGGGAATTCGCGCAGCTCCGCGTACTTTTCCAGATCGGTTTCCTTTACGTAGGCGAGCGGGCGAATCACGATGTTCTTGCCGTCGTCCGATTGCAGCTTGGGCGGCATGCCCTTCAGCTTGCCGCCGTAGAACATGTTCAGCAGCAGCGTTTGCAGAATGTCGTCGCGATGATGGCCGAGCGCTATCTTGGTCGCGCCGAGTTCGCCCGCCACGCGATACAGAATGCCGCGACGCAGCCGCGAGCACAGCGAGCAGGTGGTCTTGCCCTCCGGCACCAGCCGCTTGACGATGCTGTAGGTGTCCTGGTTCTCGATGTGAAACGGAATGTCGAGTTGCTTCAGGTACTCGGGCAGCACGTGCTCGGGGAAGCCCGGCTGCTTCTGGTCGAGATTCACCGCGACGATGTCGAAGTTGATCGGCGCGCGCTCGCGCAGCCGCATCAGGATGTCGAGCATCGCGTAGCTGTCCTTGCCGCCCGACAGGCACACCATCACCTTGTCGCCTTCCTCGATCATGTTGAAGTCGCCGATCGCTTCACCGACCTGGCGCGCAAGCCGCTTGAACAGCTTGTTGTTCTCGTAGGCTTCTTTCTGCTCGCGACGCGTGAGCGGCGCTTTGCCCGTTGAGGTGTGCGCGGTCTGCGCAGCGCCCAGGGCTGCGGTGTCGTTCAGGATTTCCTGAGCATTCATGGCTCAATCCTCTTTGATACGGAAGACTTCGACGCCCACCGCGTCGCAGTCGGGATAAACGTCCGGTTTTTCGGTCGACACGCACACGGCGCGCACCTGCGGATGATCGAGCAGCACCTTGACGAGGTCGTCGCAGAGCGTTTCCTGCAGGTGGATATGACCTTGTTCGACACGGCGCGCGATGGTCGAGCGCATGAAGTCGTAATCGACGACTTCGTTCAATTTGTCCTGAACCGGCGTGGACAGCGCGAGCGGCACGAATAGTTCGACGTTGATCACGACGCGCTGTTCGCCGCGCTTTTCGAAGTCGTGCACGCCGATGTTGATGTGCACTTCGTAATTGCGCAGAAAGAGCCGGCGGCAATCGGCGAGCCGGGGATGCGAAAGAGCGGCAAACATGTTCGTTCCAGTCGAAAAAAGAGCGCGGTGCACTCAAATGGGCGCTTCAACGCGCGGGCGGCCGCCGGTTCACCCGGCAACCAGCGCGCACACGCTTCAGGCGCCCGTCAAAAACATAACGTCGCGCGGCAGCGGCACAAGGTGCTGCCCGCCGTCGACCACCAGCGTCGTTCCGGTGACGCCCGCTGCATCGGCGAGATACAGCGCGGCGGCGACAATATCCTCCGGCCGCGACGCGCGGCCCAGAGGCGTAGCACGGTGAGCTTCTTCAAAGCCGGCCGGCGTTTGATCGCCGGACTGCATCGTCAGACCAGGGGCGAGTCCGACCACGCGCACTTTCGGCGCCAACGCCTGCGCCAGCGCAACCGTGGCTGTCTGCAACGCTGCCTTCGACAGCGTGTAGGACAGATAGTCCGGATTCATGTTGTACAGCTTCTGGTCCAGCACGTTGATGACCACGCCGCGCTGGCTCTCGTCGGTGCGCGCGGCCTCCGGCGTCGCCTCGAACAGCATACGCGCGAGTACGAGCGGCGCGCCGAGATTCATCGCGGTCAGCTTCAGCAGAAGGTCGTAACCGACGTTGTGCGCCGTGTCTTCTTCGAAGCGCGACGCATTGTTGACGATACACGCCGGGCGGCCTAGGGCCGCAATGCAGGCCGGCATGAGCCCCTCGACCTGAGCCTCGTCGCCCAATTCCGCGTGCAAAGCCACCGCCCGGCGGCCCAGGGCGACAATTTCCGCGACGACCTCATCGGCTTCCTCTCGCGACGCACCGTAGTGGACCGCCACGTCCCAGCCACGCGCGGCGAAGCCGAGCGCGAGCGAGCGCCCGATACGGCGGGCGGCGCCGGTAATCAGCACGATGCGCGGCGTGTCAGGCGCGCGGGCGGCGGCGGTGTCCAGAGAGGCGGTCATTTACAATGCGGGGATGAATCCGAAAGCTCACCAACCCGATAGTTTACCTGCTCCCGGCCCGAGCGCGCTTGCGCAGTCCGAAGCGCTGGTCGCACAGGTCCGCGCCGATCTCGAAGCGGCTGGCGGCTGGCTGCCATTCGACCGCTACATGGAGCGCGCGCTTTACGCGCCGGGACTCGGCTATTACAGCGGCGGAGCCCGCAAATTCGGCCTGCGCGGCGACGACGGCAGCGACTTCGTCACCGCGCCCGAAATGTCGCCCCTCTTCGCCGCGACGCTGGCCCGTCCGCTCGCCGAGGCGTTGCAGGCGAGCGGCACGCGCGACGTGATGGAGTTCGGCGCCGGCACGGGCAAACTCGCCGCCGGCTTGCTGAATGCGCTCGACGGGCTAGGTGTCGAATTCGACCGCTACTCGATCGTGGATCTGTCCGGAGAATTGCGCGAACGCCAACGCGAGACCATCGAGGCCGCCGCGCCAACGCTGGCTGCGAAGGTGCGCTGGCTGGACGCGTTGCCGGAGCAATTCGAAGGCGTGGTGATCGGCAACGAGGTCTTGGACGCAATGCCCGTGCGGCTTTTCGCGTATAGCCGTGGCGTCTGGCACGAGCGCGGCGTGGTGTGGCGCGATGAGGCCTTTGCGTTCGACGACCGCCTGGTATCGGAGGCGGCGGACATTGCGCTTCTGGCTGGGCTTCTGGCCGAGATCGACACGGCCGGCGACGACTACCTGACCGAAACGCACGACGCCGCCCGGGCATTCACGCGGACCATTTGCACGATGCTCACGCGTGGCGCGGCGTTCTTTATCGACTACGGCTTTCCCCGCCACGAGTACTACCACGAGCAGCGTGCGCAGGGCACGTTGATGTGCCATTACCGGCACCGGGCGCATGCTGACCCGTTTGTCTATCCGGGCTTGCAGGACATTACCGCGCACGTGGAATTTACCGGCATCGCCGAAGCCGGCGTCGAGGCCGGCGCGGATTTGTTGGGATTCACTTCGCAAGCGCGCTTCTTGTTGAATGCGGGGATTACCGAGACGTTGTCGGCGCTCGATCCAACGGACACGGCGAAGTTTTTGCCCGCGGCGAATGCGGTGCAGAAGTTGTTGTCGGAGGCGGAGATGGGCGAACTGTTCAAGGTGATCGCGTTTTCGCGCGGGCTGGATGACGCGCTGCAGGCATTTTCCAGCGGCGACCGGTCACATACGCTGTGATTTTTTGCGTTAGGGATTTGCGATGATCCGCTGGCTGTTAACTACGTTTGTTGCGGTGGCGGTGTTGTCGGCCTGCTGGCCGTGGCTCAGGAAGATCGGGATTGGGCGGATGCCCGGCGACGTTACTTTGCGTCTCTTCGGGCGGGAGTATCCGTTTCCGTTTATGTCGACGCTTGTGCTGTCGATCGTGTTGTCGTTGCTTGCCAAGGTTTTGTAAGGGTTTTTGCCTTTGGCGGCGGTATGGTTCTGTTTGCCTGTGGCGGTGGGGTTTGATTGAGCTGTTTGCCTGCTCGGCGCGTTTTTGTCTGTACGCTTGCGGCTTTGGCCTTTCCTTGAGTTGTTAGTGGTCTATTAGCGTTCGCCCCTGTGCGGGGCAGGCACCTACTTTCTTTGCCGCCGCAAAGAAAGTAGGCAAAGAAAGCGGCTCACACCGCTAATGCTAAGTGGGCGCCGTAGCGCACAACGGGTAGTGGTGCATCTGGAATCTGTGTTTGTGCACCTGCCTGTGCGTGTGACAAGGGAGTCATACTTCCGGCGGCGCTGCGCGCGCCGAAGCGTACTTCATAAAACCACCCGCTACGTTTTGACGCGCGTGTTTCGCCACCGAGCCGTAGGTCGTCATAGCATCGCCACTGCCATCGCGCGATTGCAACCGTGCCTGTGATCGGGATCGGGACCGTGGCGGTGATTTCAGCGCACCGACAAATCATTTGAAGTGCGGGTACCCCTATAAGTACGGAGGCGCGTCGCCGAGGCGAAGCCGATGGCTCCACCAAACCCAAACGAAGCCGCTGGTTTCCCGTGCAGCCCCGTCCGCGACGCACGCAGTGCGGAGTGGGAGCTGATGAGTCCCTTGTCACTAACGCCTGAAGGTGCGAGGGCACGGATTCCAGATGCACCACTACCCTGTGCGAGCTACGGTGCCCGCTTAGCAGGAGCGGTGTGAGCCGCTTTCTCTTGCTTACTTCTCTTTGCGGCGGCAAAGAGAAGTGAGTGCCCGCCCCGCACAGGGGCGACACTAATAGACCACTAACAATTCAAGGAAAGGCCAACACCGCAAGCGTACAGACAAGAACGCACCGCGCAGGCAAACAAAACCATGCCGCCGCCAAAGGCAAAAAAACAGACCCTCACATAAGAGCCACTTCAACCGCTCGAACCCGCTCCTGATGCACGGCATCCCTGATTCCAGCGGGCGCATCTGCAAGCCGCCCGGCCACTGCCCCAGCATCCACGCCCCGCGCGGCAACAAGCGCAATCCGCAGCCGCTCAGCCTGCGGATACGCCTGCATCTCAAACCCGAGCCGCCCACGCGCATCCGCCTCGCAAGCCTGCAAGGCTTCAGCAAAGCGCGCCGGTTTCCGGATAGCGTCGCTGCGCTCGAGCAGTCTCACCAACGCGGCTGCCCCCATCTCCATCACGCGATGAATATTCCCATGCTCCCGCGCGACCAGCAGCGCCAGATCGCGACATTCGTTCGGCACCCGCAGCCGCTCGCACAAAGGCTTCAGCAGATCCACGCTGCGCCCCTCATGCCCGATATGCCGCGGCAATATGTCGTCGGGCGTCGTTGCTTTGCCGAGATCGTGCGTGAGCGCGGCGAACCGAACCGGCAACGCGTAACCCTGCTGCGCGGCATGGTCGACCACCATCATCACGTGTACGCCCGTATCCACTTCGGGATGATAGTCAGCCCGTTGCGGCACGCCGAACAACGCATCGATCTCCGGCAGAATCCGCGCCAGGGCGCCGCATTCCCGCAGCACCTCGAACATGCGGGACGGCTTCTTCTCCATCAATCCGCGTGACACTTCCTGCCACACGCGCTCGGCGACCAGTGCATCGACCTCACCGTCGGCCACCATCTTGCGCATCAACGCCATCGTCTCCGGCGCCACCGTGAAATCGACGAAGCGCGCCGCGAACCGCGCAATCCGCAAAATCCGCACGGGGTCTTCTAAAAACGCGTCGCTGACATGACGAAAGAGCCGCGCCTGAAGGTCTCCCCGGCCATTGAACGGGTCGATCACCGGTCCGGTCAATTCGCCGTCCGGGCGCACCTCGCGCGCCATGGCGTTGATCGTCAGGTCGCGGCGGGCGAGGTCCTCTTCGAGCGTGACGTCCGGCGCGTAGAAGAACTGGAAACCGTGATAGCCGGCAGCCGTCTTGCGCTCGGTGCGTGCAAGCGCGTATTCCTCGTGTGTCTGCGGATGCAGAAACACCGGGAAATCCTTGCCCACCGGACGATAGCCCTGCGCCACCATCTGCTCGGGCGTCGCGCCGACCACCACATAATCCCGGTCCTGCACGGATACGCCCAGCAACTCGTCGCGGATTGCTCCGCCCACCGCGTAGATATTCATGGGCATACGTCTTGGTACGGAATCGCATGCGTTTCGCGCAGCGAGTCGTTGATCCATGCCTTCACCGCCGGCAACGCCGTCACGCGAAGAACATACGCCGCGGCAGTTTCGGAGAGCGCAGGTTGCCACGTGTTGAAGCGCATCACGACCGGCGCGTACATCGCGTCGGCAATGCTGAATTCGCCGAACAGGAAAGGACCGCCGTAGGTATCGAGACACCGGCTCCAGATCGCGTCGATGCGCGCAATGTCGGCCAGTGCGCCCGGTGTGGCGTTCTTGCCGGGAAACGACGCGCGAATGTTCATCCACATGTTCGAGCGCAATTCGCCAAAGCCCGAATGCATCTCGGCGCTGATGCTGCGCGCGTGACTGCGCGCCGCCGGGTCGCGCGGCCACAGCGCATGCTGCGGGAAGCGCTCAGCCAGCGTCTCGGCGATCGCCAGCGAATCCCATGTGGCCGATCCGTCTTCGCTGATCAAACACGGCACCTTGCCGGAGCCCGTCGGCGCGTAAGCCAGAATCGCGGACTTCGTGCCGGATTCATTCAGATGAATCAGCACCTCTTCAAACGGGATGCCGAAATGCGTAACCAGCAGCCACGGACGCATCGACCACGACGAATAGTTCTTGTCACCGATAATCAGCTTCATGCCTGGTATAAGAGGTAGAGATAAAAAGGTTCAACGCCCCGCGCCGGCGCGAAACGCGTCGAAGCGCGAACGCGTCGACGCGCCGGTCAGATACACGGGCGCGATCGTTTCGATGCTGGCGGGTTCAATGCCGAGTTCAGGCGCTAGCGGTCCGCTCAACACGTTGTCGACTTTCATCGAATCGAGATTGTCGCGCGAAATCACCGGTTCGCCCGGCGCCATTTCAAACGTCAACGCCTGCAAGCGCGCCAGCGCCTCCGGCAGGCGAATGATTCGCGCATGCCGGCCGATCACATCGCCGCAATACTTGACGAGGTCTTCGAGTGCATAGACGGTCGGGCCGCCGAGTTCGTAAGTATGGCCGCTGGCCGCGTCGAGATCGAGCACGTTGCAGATCGCTTTTGCCACGTCGCCGACGTACACCGGCTGGAACTTCGCGTCCGGCATCGCCAGCGGAATCACCGGGAACATCCGCTGCAGGAACGCGAACTTGTTGAGGAACCGGTCTTCAGGACCGAACACCACGGACGGACGGAAGATCGTCCACGCCAGATTCGCCGCATGCACGGCCTTTTCACCGTCGCCCTTCGAGCGCGAATACATGCTCGGGCCGTTCGAGTCGGCGCCGAGCGCGCTGATATGAATCAGTCGATGCACGCCCTTGCCTTCGCACGCCGCAACGATTTTGGTCGGCAACTCGACGTGCGTGCGCGCGAACTCCGGACCGTAGGGCGTGCCGCGCCTGCCATGCAGCGTGGCGACGAGGTTGATCACGCAATCGGCGCCTTCGACGAAACGCGCGAGCTGCACCGGATCGAACACATCGGCTTCGATCACGTCGATAGGGAGCAGGGTGAGATGGCGGGCGTTATAGCGCCGCCGGGTGGCAATACGCACGTCTTTGCCCATTTCAACGAGGGCATTGACGAGATGGCTGCCGATAAAACCAGAACCGCCGATAACCGCAATGGCTTGATGTCGCATTTTTCGACTCCCTGGTGGAAGCCGCGGCAACGGCTGGCGTGGCGCACCGCCGCATCAGAAGACATGACGCGGCGGAGGCACGGCGCTTACGGCGCGATATAACCCAGACGCGCCTTCAGCGATTGCGGACGGCCTTCGAACAATGCCGCGTAGTAGACCGTGTTGGACAACACATTCTTGACATAGTCGCGCGTTTCCTGGAACGGAATCGCCTCGGCGAAGATCGCGCCTTCAACCGGATGCTGCAACGATTGCCGCCAGTTGCGCGGACGGCCCGGACCGGCGTTATAACCGGCGGTAGCCAGCACGGCGGACCCGTCGAACTGATTGTAGATCATGGACAGATAGTTCGTTCCGAGCAGGATGTTGGTGTTGATATCGTTCATCTGCTCGCGTGAAATCGGGCCGAGACCGATCTTCTTCGCCACGAGTTGCGCGGTGCCCGGCATCAGTTGCATCAACCCGCTCGCGCCGACTTCCGAGCGCGCGTTCATGATGAAGCGCGACTCCTGACGAATCAGCCCGTATGCCCATTCGACGTCGAGCCCATTCGACTGCGCATCGCGCTCGACGATATCCCTGAACGGCGACAGATAGCGCAGCGAGAAATCATGCTCGCTCTTCGTGCGGTCCGCCGTGTTCACGGTACGGTCATACAACTCGATGCGGCGCGCGTATTCGGCCACGGCGATCAGTTGCCGGTCGCTCATGTTGCGCAGCGGCCAGTTCCATTCGCGATTGCCTTCGAGCCGCAGATTCAGCGCATAGAAACGCTGCGCCAGATCGAAGCCCGGCGTGTTGCCGGCCTGTTGGATTTCGGCGTCGGTCACCGTGGTTTTAGGCGGCACGGTGATCTTCTGGCCGAGCTCTTCCGCGGCCAGTTGGCCGTAAAAGTTGAAGCCCTGCGAGATCGACTCGAATTCCTGGTTGGCCGTGGTCGTGTCGCCGGCCTGCTTGAGCGCACGGGCATGCCAGTACACCCACGACGGCTGATTGCGCAGCGCCGCCGGCATCTGTTCGATCGACCAGCGCACCATCGTCCAGTCGCCGGCGAGCAGCGCGGTGCGGGTGCGCCATTCGTAGGCCGCGGTCGACAGCGGCGCATTCACCGAAAGCCGGTACCAGTCCACCGCGCTCGGCATCTGCTTGAGGGCGGCCTGATAGGCAATCGTGCCCCAGCCGATGGCGCGCTCGGGCGAGCTCAGCGACGGCGCCACCGAAGCGAACGTGGCTGCGGCCATGGCCGGGTCGTTGCGCGCCATGCGCGTGATCGCGAGCAACGCCAGTTGGTGCGATTGCGTATCCGGGCCGACACCACGCGCCAGCAACAATGGCGGCGTATTCGTGGCCTGGTCGAACAGCACCGGATCGGGCGGCTGGTTGCTGAGCGCATCGACGAGCTTGCTGCCCGTGTTCGTGTAGTTCTGTTCGTATACGAGGCGGATCTGTTGCCACACGTCGTCAGAACTGAATTGCTGGTTGACTGCCAGCGAGGTGATCAGGTCGACGCAACCGTCGCCGTACCACTTCGGATCGACCAGTAGCGCGCGCGCCGCGTCGGCAACGTTTTCGCCACGCGCGGCACGCGATTCGAGCGCGTAGCACTTCACCTGCGTATCGTCGTTCAGCACGAAACGCGCGTATTGCTGATCGAAGTTGCGCCAGTCGTGACGCGCGCCGAGCACCGTGAGGTAGTCGTTGCGCAGACGGTCGGCGATGGCCTGGCCGTCGTACTTCTGCAAGAACGACAGCACCGGCGCATCCGGCGCGTCGATGCGCGCGTGGCCGCTGGAATCGAACAATTGCGGCTTGAGCTGGAAGTATTCCAGATACGAAGGCGCCGGATAGTTCGGGATCGTGCTCGCCAGTTGCGCCGCGCGCGCCGCATCATTATTGCGGGCGGCTTCGCGAAGCTGGACGAAGGTCTGATCGTCGTTCGTAAGCTGGGAAAGGGGAATGGGCTTCACGGCGGAGGCCGTGCTGCACGCGACGAGTGCCGCAGCGGCAAGCGTCAGACCGGCCGCGCGATATACTCGATAGAGGCGTTTTGACATCGTTGTTTCTGGAGCGCGAATTGAACCCAAGCATAGCATGCAACCCTGTCGCAGAATCGAAAAAGGCGCTGCGTCGAATGCTATTGGAAGCAAGGCTACAAGCGGCTTCCGAGCCGGCGCACAACGCCGCGCTCAACCATCGCGTACTCGATGCGTTGAAACACTACGGCGTGAGCCGCGTGGGGTTCTATTGGCCGCTGGCGGGCGAGTTCGACGCGCGCGCCGCGATTGCAATCTGGCTCGCGGCCGACTCGCAACGCGAGGCGAGTTTGCCGGTCGTCAGCGAACGCGGCGTGCCGCTCGAATTTCACGCGTGGGCGCCGGACACGCCAATGAAGATCGGTCATCACAAGATCGCCGAGCCCACTTCCGGACGCGTGGTGGTTCCCGATCTGCTGTTCGTGCCGTGCGTGGGCTTCGACGCCGACGGTTTCCGGCTCGGCTACGGTGGCGGCTACTACGATCGCACGCTGGGCGCATGGCCGGGGCCGAAGAAGCCGGTCACGGTCGGCATCGCCTATGAAGCGTGCCGCACGAACGCATTGCAACGCGAGGCCCACGATATCCCGCTCGATCTGATCGTGACGGAAGCCGGTCTCTATCCACAACCACAACCGGCGGATTAAGCATTTGAGGAGCGCGGTGCGAGGCGCCCCCTTCACCCACTGCCAAGGCCGAACCCCGTTATAAAGACGCTGCCGCCCGCGAGGCCGTGTCGTACAGCCCCGACGCATTGCGCATCAACTGTGCTGCCTCACCAATCTGCTCGTTGGTCAGGCCGCTTTCCTTCAGCGTCGAAATCAGGCAGCTCTCGCGCACTTCACGGTATTTCAGACAGAGCTCACGGCCTGCATCGGTCGCCGAGAAGAACACTTCCTTGCCGGTCTTTTCGCTTTTTACATACCCTCTAGCTACGAGCTTCTTCAACGCGTAAGTGGCGACGTGCGTGTCTTCAATGTTCAGCACGAAGCAGATGTCCGCCAGCTTCTTGCGGCGCTCGCGATGGCTGACGTGGTGCAGCAGCGAGACTTCGATCGCGGTCATGTCCTTTTCGCCGGCCGCCGACATGCAGCGCACCATCCATCGGTTGAATGCATTGCCCGCCATGATGAGTGCGTACTCC includes the following:
- the ttcA gene encoding tRNA 2-thiocytidine(32) synthetase TtcA, which codes for MNAQEILNDTAALGAAQTAHTSTGKAPLTRREQKEAYENNKLFKRLARQVGEAIGDFNMIEEGDKVMVCLSGGKDSYAMLDILMRLRERAPINFDIVAVNLDQKQPGFPEHVLPEYLKQLDIPFHIENQDTYSIVKRLVPEGKTTCSLCSRLRRGILYRVAGELGATKIALGHHRDDILQTLLLNMFYGGKLKGMPPKLQSDDGKNIVIRPLAYVKETDLEKYAELREFPIIPCNLCGSQPNLKRAEMKALIRDWEKRFPGRIENMFNALSNIVPSHLMDHKLFPFAGLRASGEADPQGDIAFDEEPCSTDTGEGTLLTGSKSISIVQFDDL
- a CDS encoding dihydroneopterin aldolase gives rise to the protein MFAALSHPRLADCRRLFLRNYEVHINIGVHDFEKRGEQRVVINVELFVPLALSTPVQDKLNEVVDYDFMRSTIARRVEQGHIHLQETLCDDLVKVLLDHPQVRAVCVSTEKPDVYPDCDAVGVEVFRIKED
- a CDS encoding SDR family oxidoreductase — translated: MTASLDTAAARAPDTPRIVLITGAARRIGRSLALGFAARGWDVAVHYGASREEADEVVAEIVALGRRAVALHAELGDEAQVEGLMPACIAALGRPACIVNNASRFEEDTAHNVGYDLLLKLTAMNLGAPLVLARMLFEATPEAARTDESQRGVVINVLDQKLYNMNPDYLSYTLSKAALQTATVALAQALAPKVRVVGLAPGLTMQSGDQTPAGFEEAHRATPLGRASRPEDIVAAALYLADAAGVTGTTLVVDGGQHLVPLPRDVMFLTGA
- a CDS encoding class I SAM-dependent methyltransferase, translating into MNPKAHQPDSLPAPGPSALAQSEALVAQVRADLEAAGGWLPFDRYMERALYAPGLGYYSGGARKFGLRGDDGSDFVTAPEMSPLFAATLARPLAEALQASGTRDVMEFGAGTGKLAAGLLNALDGLGVEFDRYSIVDLSGELRERQRETIEAAAPTLAAKVRWLDALPEQFEGVVIGNEVLDAMPVRLFAYSRGVWHERGVVWRDEAFAFDDRLVSEAADIALLAGLLAEIDTAGDDYLTETHDAARAFTRTICTMLTRGAAFFIDYGFPRHEYYHEQRAQGTLMCHYRHRAHADPFVYPGLQDITAHVEFTGIAEAGVEAGADLLGFTSQARFLLNAGITETLSALDPTDTAKFLPAANAVQKLLSEAEMGELFKVIAFSRGLDDALQAFSSGDRSHTL
- a CDS encoding DUF2905 domain-containing protein — its product is MIRWLLTTFVAVAVLSACWPWLRKIGIGRMPGDVTLRLFGREYPFPFMSTLVLSIVLSLLAKVL
- a CDS encoding multifunctional CCA addition/repair protein, producing MNIYAVGGAIRDELLGVSVQDRDYVVVGATPEQMVAQGYRPVGKDFPVFLHPQTHEEYALARTERKTAAGYHGFQFFYAPDVTLEEDLARRDLTINAMAREVRPDGELTGPVIDPFNGRGDLQARLFRHVSDAFLEDPVRILRIARFAARFVDFTVAPETMALMRKMVADGEVDALVAERVWQEVSRGLMEKKPSRMFEVLRECGALARILPEIDALFGVPQRADYHPEVDTGVHVMMVVDHAAQQGYALPVRFAALTHDLGKATTPDDILPRHIGHEGRSVDLLKPLCERLRVPNECRDLALLVAREHGNIHRVMEMGAAALVRLLERSDAIRKPARFAEALQACEADARGRLGFEMQAYPQAERLRIALVAARGVDAGAVAGRLADAPAGIRDAVHQERVRAVEVALM
- a CDS encoding glutathione S-transferase family protein, which encodes MKLIIGDKNYSSWSMRPWLLVTHFGIPFEEVLIHLNESGTKSAILAYAPTGSGKVPCLISEDGSATWDSLAIAETLAERFPQHALWPRDPAARSHARSISAEMHSGFGELRSNMWMNIRASFPGKNATPGALADIARIDAIWSRCLDTYGGPFLFGEFSIADAMYAPVVMRFNTWQPALSETAAAYVLRVTALPAVKAWINDSLRETHAIPYQDVCP
- a CDS encoding complex I NDUFA9 subunit family protein; translated protein: MRHQAIAVIGGSGFIGSHLVNALVEMGKDVRIATRRRYNARHLTLLPIDVIEADVFDPVQLARFVEGADCVINLVATLHGRRGTPYGPEFARTHVELPTKIVAACEGKGVHRLIHISALGADSNGPSMYSRSKGDGEKAVHAANLAWTIFRPSVVFGPEDRFLNKFAFLQRMFPVIPLAMPDAKFQPVYVGDVAKAICNVLDLDAASGHTYELGGPTVYALEDLVKYCGDVIGRHARIIRLPEALARLQALTFEMAPGEPVISRDNLDSMKVDNVLSGPLAPELGIEPASIETIAPVYLTGASTRSRFDAFRAGAGR
- a CDS encoding lytic transglycosylase domain-containing protein, with translation MSKRLYRVYRAAGLTLAAAALVACSTASAVKPIPLSQLTNDDQTFVQLREAARNNDAARAAQLASTIPNYPAPSYLEYFQLKPQLFDSSGHARIDAPDAPVLSFLQKYDGQAIADRLRNDYLTVLGARHDWRNFDQQYARFVLNDDTQVKCYALESRAARGENVADAARALLVDPKWYGDGCVDLITSLAVNQQFSSDDVWQQIRLVYEQNYTNTGSKLVDALSNQPPDPVLFDQATNTPPLLLARGVGPDTQSHQLALLAITRMARNDPAMAAATFASVAPSLSSPERAIGWGTIAYQAALKQMPSAVDWYRLSVNAPLSTAAYEWRTRTALLAGDWTMVRWSIEQMPAALRNQPSWVYWHARALKQAGDTTTANQEFESISQGFNFYGQLAAEELGQKITVPPKTTVTDAEIQQAGNTPGFDLAQRFYALNLRLEGNREWNWPLRNMSDRQLIAVAEYARRIELYDRTVNTADRTKSEHDFSLRYLSPFRDIVERDAQSNGLDVEWAYGLIRQESRFIMNARSEVGASGLMQLMPGTAQLVAKKIGLGPISREQMNDINTNILLGTNYLSMIYNQFDGSAVLATAGYNAGPGRPRNWRQSLQHPVEGAIFAEAIPFQETRDYVKNVLSNTVYYAALFEGRPQSLKARLGYIAP
- a CDS encoding 5-formyltetrahydrofolate cyclo-ligase, with amino-acid sequence MLLEARLQAASEPAHNAALNHRVLDALKHYGVSRVGFYWPLAGEFDARAAIAIWLAADSQREASLPVVSERGVPLEFHAWAPDTPMKIGHHKIAEPTSGRVVVPDLLFVPCVGFDADGFRLGYGGGYYDRTLGAWPGPKKPVTVGIAYEACRTNALQREAHDIPLDLIVTEAGLYPQPQPAD
- a CDS encoding winged helix DNA-binding protein — protein: MSRHPTKIVSSEHLVSDTSAELSELEYALIMAGNAFNRWMVRCMSAAGEKDMTAIEVSLLHHVSHRERRKKLADICFVLNIEDTHVATYALKKLVARGYVKSEKTGKEVFFSATDAGRELCLKYREVRESCLISTLKESGLTNEQIGEAAQLMRNASGLYDTASRAAASL